From Kineosporia corallincola, one genomic window encodes:
- the ruvA gene encoding Holliday junction branch migration protein RuvA → MIASVRGRVAAVRLDSVVVEVGGVGLLVQATPGTLAELRPGQEAELATSMVVREDSLTLFGFAGADERDVFEIVQTVSGIGPRLALAMLAVHTPEGLRQAVANQDLTALTKVPGIGRKGAQRIVLELTDRLGAPSGGATAAGAAKPVAESGWRDQVLDALTGLGWPAKAASDAVDKVVGGPDAAVPLHDSGATPDMAQVLRAALRQLGRTG, encoded by the coding sequence GTGATCGCGTCGGTGCGGGGACGGGTGGCGGCCGTCCGGCTGGACTCGGTGGTGGTCGAGGTCGGCGGTGTCGGGCTGCTGGTGCAGGCCACGCCGGGCACGCTGGCAGAGCTGCGGCCCGGGCAGGAGGCCGAGCTGGCCACCAGCATGGTGGTGCGGGAAGACTCGCTCACCCTGTTCGGTTTCGCCGGGGCCGACGAGCGGGACGTGTTCGAGATCGTCCAGACGGTCTCAGGCATCGGGCCGCGGCTGGCACTGGCCATGCTCGCCGTGCACACGCCCGAGGGGCTGCGCCAGGCCGTCGCCAACCAAGACCTCACCGCGCTGACCAAGGTGCCCGGCATCGGTCGCAAAGGCGCGCAGCGCATCGTGCTGGAGCTCACCGACCGGCTGGGCGCCCCCAGCGGCGGGGCCACCGCGGCCGGCGCCGCGAAACCCGTTGCCGAGAGCGGATGGCGCGATCAGGTGCTCGATGCGCTCACCGGGCTGGGCTGGCCGGCCAAGGCCGCCTCCGACGCGGTCGACAAGGTGGTCGGCGGGCCCGACGCCGCGGTGCCGCTGCACGACTCCGGTGCCACCCCCGACATGGCCCAGGTGCTGCGGGCCGCGCTGCGTCAGCTCGGGCGCACAGGATGA
- the ruvC gene encoding crossover junction endodeoxyribonuclease RuvC: protein MRVLGVDPGLTRCGVGVVDGLPGRRARMVAVDVIRTPAGHDLGARLLGISDGVEGWMDRVRPDVVAVERVFSQNNLSTVMGTAQAAGVTVLAAARRGIPVVLHTPSEVKAAVTGSGRADKAQVTAMVQRILQLAEAPRPADAADALALAICHLWRDGTALSGGGVAAGGGAPAGRTVSGGAVSGGGAVSGGGAGAGGGAGAGGATRAQKAWVAAIEASRKKSRQR from the coding sequence ATGCGTGTTCTCGGTGTCGACCCCGGCCTGACCAGATGTGGCGTGGGGGTGGTCGACGGGCTGCCCGGGCGTCGCGCCCGGATGGTGGCGGTCGACGTCATCCGTACCCCGGCCGGCCATGACCTCGGAGCCCGCCTGCTCGGGATCAGTGACGGCGTCGAGGGCTGGATGGACCGGGTGCGTCCCGACGTGGTCGCGGTCGAGCGGGTCTTCAGCCAGAACAACCTGTCCACGGTGATGGGCACCGCGCAGGCGGCGGGGGTCACCGTGCTGGCCGCCGCCCGCCGCGGCATCCCGGTGGTGCTGCACACGCCGAGCGAGGTGAAGGCCGCCGTCACCGGGTCCGGCCGTGCGGACAAGGCCCAGGTCACCGCCATGGTGCAGCGCATTCTCCAGCTCGCCGAGGCTCCCCGGCCGGCGGATGCCGCCGATGCCCTGGCCCTGGCGATCTGTCACCTCTGGCGGGACGGGACGGCGCTCTCGGGCGGCGGTGTCGCGGCCGGTGGCGGAGCTCCGGCCGGGCGGACGGTCTCGGGCGGGGCCGTTTCGGGGGGCGGGGCCGTTTCGGGTGGTGGGGCGGGTGCCGGTGGTGGGGCGGGTGCTGGTGGGGCCACCCGGGCGCAGAAGGCGTGGGTGGCGGCGATCGAGGCGTCGCGGAAGAAGTCTCGCCAGCGTTGA
- the secD gene encoding protein translocase subunit SecD, producing MARSSNASRPGRALLFLVAILAVVYAVVGIRTVTSNGGWTPALALDLEGGTEIILEPTPLNGENVTPTSEQLDEAVNVIRQRVNGSGVSEAEITTQSGKNIVVSLPGDPDEATLNLVKQSAQMNFRPVLVSEAVTTTATSTATPTPSTTSSADATPKASTSAKASAKATEKAEQGDSSDDADENKRVVPKALRADATPTDEATSSPSAASTAESSAAASADPSATSSATASSDDTTATTDASTGTASDLSQITEELYAQYTAETCSDPAKIQSNAVAADKPLVTCDQDGLYKYILGPVEVPGSDISDATAGLQANSQGFSTGAWVVNLEFNSDGSKKFGEVTSRLIQLTGSQNQFAIVLDQLVVSAPTTNSAITNGQAEISGSFTQDSAELLAQQLKFGSLPVSFQVQTQNQISALLGGEQLERGLLAGLIGLVLVVIYSLLQYRALGLVTVFSLGIAGALTYGLVVLLGETEGYRLSLAGVTGLIVAIGITADSFIVYFERVRDEVREGRPLTSAVEAGWDRAKRTILASDAVNFIAAIVLYLVAVGGVRGFAFTLGLTTLIDVVIVFLFTKPAVTMLSRMHFFSGGHALSGFSPAQLGRPSAYAGRGRVRPSGPTGEGESIAARRAAAAREAGLEPGDPGGGSADQDHVTTSGPGRNS from the coding sequence GTGGCACGATCCAGCAACGCCTCCCGACCAGGTCGGGCACTGCTGTTCTTGGTCGCGATCCTCGCCGTCGTGTACGCCGTGGTCGGCATCCGCACGGTGACGTCGAACGGCGGCTGGACCCCGGCGCTCGCACTCGACCTCGAGGGCGGCACCGAGATCATCCTCGAGCCGACGCCCCTGAACGGCGAGAACGTGACTCCGACCAGCGAACAGCTGGACGAGGCCGTGAACGTGATCCGCCAGCGGGTCAACGGTTCCGGTGTCTCCGAGGCCGAGATCACCACGCAGAGCGGCAAGAACATCGTCGTCTCGCTGCCCGGCGATCCCGACGAGGCCACGCTCAACCTGGTCAAGCAGTCGGCGCAGATGAACTTCCGCCCCGTTCTGGTGTCCGAGGCGGTGACCACCACCGCCACCTCGACAGCCACCCCCACGCCGTCGACCACCAGCAGCGCCGACGCCACCCCGAAGGCGTCCACGAGCGCCAAGGCGTCGGCCAAGGCCACCGAGAAGGCCGAGCAGGGCGACTCCTCCGACGACGCGGACGAGAACAAGCGAGTGGTGCCGAAGGCCCTGCGGGCCGACGCCACGCCGACCGACGAGGCCACCTCCTCGCCGAGCGCCGCGTCCACGGCCGAGTCGTCCGCGGCGGCGTCCGCCGACCCGTCCGCCACCTCCTCGGCGACGGCGAGCAGTGACGACACCACCGCCACCACCGACGCGAGCACCGGCACAGCGTCGGATCTTTCGCAGATCACCGAGGAGCTCTACGCGCAGTACACGGCGGAGACCTGCTCGGACCCGGCGAAGATCCAGAGCAACGCGGTCGCCGCGGACAAGCCGCTGGTCACCTGTGACCAGGACGGCCTGTACAAGTACATCCTCGGCCCGGTCGAGGTCCCCGGCTCCGACATCAGCGACGCCACGGCCGGTCTCCAGGCCAACAGCCAGGGCTTCTCCACCGGTGCCTGGGTGGTCAACCTGGAGTTCAACTCCGACGGCTCGAAGAAGTTCGGCGAGGTCACCAGCCGCCTGATCCAGCTGACCGGCTCGCAGAACCAGTTCGCGATCGTGCTGGACCAGCTCGTGGTCTCGGCACCCACCACGAACTCGGCCATCACCAACGGCCAGGCAGAGATCTCCGGCAGCTTCACCCAGGACTCGGCCGAACTGCTCGCCCAGCAGCTGAAATTCGGTTCGCTGCCGGTGTCGTTCCAGGTGCAGACGCAGAACCAGATCTCCGCGCTGCTCGGTGGCGAGCAGCTGGAGCGCGGTCTGCTGGCCGGCCTGATCGGTCTGGTGCTGGTCGTGATCTACTCGCTGCTCCAGTACCGGGCCCTGGGCCTGGTCACGGTGTTCAGTCTCGGCATCGCCGGTGCGCTCACCTACGGCCTGGTCGTGCTGCTCGGTGAGACCGAGGGCTACCGGCTGAGTCTCGCGGGTGTCACCGGCCTGATCGTGGCCATCGGTATCACCGCCGACTCGTTCATCGTGTACTTCGAGCGGGTCCGCGACGAGGTGCGCGAGGGCCGGCCGCTGACCTCCGCGGTGGAGGCCGGCTGGGACCGCGCCAAGCGCACCATCCTGGCCTCCGACGCGGTCAACTTCATCGCCGCCATCGTGCTCTACCTGGTGGCCGTCGGCGGTGTCCGTGGGTTCGCCTTCACCCTGGGCCTGACCACGCTGATCGACGTCGTCATCGTCTTCCTGTTCACCAAGCCCGCGGTGACCATGCTGTCGCGCATGCACTTCTTCTCGGGCGGTCACGCGCTGTCGGGCTTCAGCCCGGCGCAGCTCGGCCGGCCCTCCGCGTACGCCGGCCGGGGCCGGGTGCGGCCCTCCGGCCCGACCGGTGAGGGCGAGAGCATCGCCGCCCGGCGCGCGGCCGCGGCCCGGGAGGCCGGTCTCGAACCGGGTGATCCGGGAGGCGGTTCCGCCGACCAGGACCACGTCACCACGTCCGGCCCGGGGAGGAACTCCTGA
- the yajC gene encoding preprotein translocase subunit YajC, whose translation MELIILAVPLVLLWLMVSRGRKQQRELMATQDSVRPGTQIMTTAGLYAEVVAVEEEAVILEIAPGVHTRWNKRAIGQVVSTPGEPDGTASSESTASSESTASEDIRSEAGYAAPPNSDATDGGTGPDGR comes from the coding sequence GTGGAACTGATCATTCTGGCGGTTCCGCTGGTCCTGCTCTGGCTGATGGTGAGCCGGGGCCGCAAGCAGCAGCGTGAACTGATGGCGACGCAGGACTCGGTCCGGCCCGGCACGCAGATCATGACCACCGCGGGGCTGTACGCCGAGGTCGTCGCGGTGGAAGAAGAGGCTGTGATCCTGGAGATCGCGCCCGGCGTGCACACCCGGTGGAACAAGCGGGCCATCGGGCAGGTCGTCTCCACCCCCGGCGAGCCCGACGGCACCGCGAGCTCCGAAAGTACCGCCAGCTCCGAAAGTACCGCCAGTGAGGACATCCGGTCCGAGGCCGGATACGCCGCACCCCCGAACTCCGACGCCACCGACGGCGGCACCGGACCCGACGGCCGGTAA
- the ruvB gene encoding Holliday junction branch migration DNA helicase RuvB has product MTGLPGRDPDHDLTGGPIDGPAGGLAGEVPGGPDESLELLNSGANLDDRLVEGALRPQLLADFVGQQVVREQLSLVLDAAKARGTTPDHLLLSGPPGLGKTTLAMIVAHELNAPLRVTSGPAIQHAGDLAAVLSSLGEGEVLFVDEIHRVARPAEEMLYVAMEDFRVDVVVGKGPGATAIPLDLPPFTLVGATTRAGMLPGPLRDRFGFTGHLDFYAPAELEQVLRRSAELLGVRLTAEAAAEIAGRSRGTPRIANRLLRRVRDWAQVRGDGVLDIVAARAALEVYAVDERGLDRLDRSVLEALCRRFAGGPVGLSTLAVAVGEEPETVETVSEPFLVREGLLGRTPRGRIATPATWEHLGLTAPAGFAWTGAGAGGGTLSSRSGAVQQPLPDPET; this is encoded by the coding sequence ATGACGGGCCTGCCCGGCCGCGACCCGGACCACGACCTGACCGGCGGCCCTATCGACGGCCCGGCCGGTGGCCTGGCCGGTGAGGTGCCCGGCGGCCCGGACGAGTCGCTGGAACTGCTGAACTCCGGCGCGAATCTGGACGACCGGCTGGTCGAGGGGGCGCTGAGGCCGCAGCTGCTGGCCGATTTCGTGGGCCAGCAGGTGGTGCGCGAACAGCTCAGCCTGGTGCTGGACGCCGCCAAGGCCCGCGGCACCACTCCCGATCACCTGCTGCTGTCCGGGCCCCCCGGCCTGGGCAAGACCACGCTCGCGATGATCGTGGCCCACGAGCTGAACGCCCCGCTGCGGGTCACCAGCGGCCCGGCCATCCAGCACGCCGGCGACCTGGCCGCGGTGCTCTCCTCACTCGGCGAGGGCGAGGTGCTGTTCGTCGACGAGATCCACCGCGTCGCGCGCCCCGCCGAGGAGATGCTCTACGTCGCGATGGAAGACTTCCGGGTCGACGTGGTGGTGGGCAAAGGGCCTGGCGCCACGGCGATTCCGCTCGACCTGCCGCCCTTCACCCTGGTCGGGGCCACCACCCGGGCGGGCATGCTGCCGGGCCCGCTGCGCGACCGGTTCGGCTTCACCGGCCACCTCGACTTCTACGCCCCGGCCGAGCTGGAGCAGGTGCTGCGGCGTTCCGCCGAGCTGCTGGGGGTCCGGCTCACCGCCGAGGCGGCGGCCGAGATCGCCGGGCGCTCGCGTGGCACACCGCGTATCGCCAACCGTCTTCTGCGCCGTGTGCGGGACTGGGCGCAGGTTCGGGGCGACGGGGTGCTCGACATCGTCGCCGCCCGGGCCGCTCTGGAGGTTTACGCCGTGGACGAACGGGGTCTCGACCGTCTCGACCGCTCGGTGCTGGAGGCGCTGTGCCGCCGCTTCGCCGGCGGCCCGGTCGGTCTCTCCACCCTGGCCGTCGCGGTGGGCGAGGAACCGGAGACGGTCGAGACCGTCTCGGAGCCGTTCCTGGTGCGCGAGGGACTGCTCGGCCGCACTCCGCGTGGGCGCATCGCCACCCCCGCCACCTGGGAACACCTGGGTCTGACCGCACCGGCCGGGTTTGCCTGGACCGGTGCCGGCGCCGGCGGCGGCACGCTCAGCAGCCGCTCCGGCGCGGTGCAGCAGCCGCTGCCCGACCCGGAGACGTGA